Below is a genomic region from Vitis riparia cultivar Riparia Gloire de Montpellier isolate 1030 chromosome 5, EGFV_Vit.rip_1.0, whole genome shotgun sequence.
AAAATGGTTGAGCTTCTATTTGGAAAGGGTAAAACTTTTGAATGAATTATCATCCAAAAGCATTCCCCTCTAATTTAACAAAAATCCACCAATCAACTTCTAAAATTATGACTGAACCAACCACACAAGATCAATCCAATTAATACCCAAAAAATCGCTGAAGAAAGAGCGAAAAGGGCACAAACCGTGACTTCAATGGGCACGCGAGTGTCGATGCGATGCTGGTAATAGAGATCAATACAATCAACCTCCAGCCTCTTCAAGCTCGCCTCGCAGCACGCCCTCACGTAAGCCGGGTCGCCGCGCGCGTCACGCACCCTGTCCTCGTATATAATCCCGAATTTGGTAGCCAATTCAACTTTCTCCCTCACTCCTCCTTTGAGAGCCTGTTCAACACCCCACCGAAAACCTTAAAGCAATCACATGGGTAACATTGATGAAAAGCAAGTATTGAAATGCAGGGAGAGAATTGAAGAACCTTGCCGAGAAGGATTTCATTGGTGAAGGGCCCGTAGACGTCGGAGGTGTCGAGGAAGGTGATGCCGCTGTTGACGGCGTGGTGGATGAGAGGGATCATGTCTTGTTCTGGCTTGGGAGGGCCGTAGAAGGCGGACATGCCCATGCACCCAAGTCCCTGTGCTGAAACCTCGAGGCCCTGTGAGCCCAGCTTCATCCTCTTTACACTACTCATCCTCCCTAACACTCTTTACCCTCTGCTGGACGTGGTTCCTACTTCCAAGTATTTATAAGCAAGCAGGGAAGTTCCAAGTTCTGATAATTTGATCAAAAGGTCTAAACTCTTTCGTACACCTGACGTAAGTGCTTGCGATGGACGCCACAGTCGCAAAGCTAGGGCCTGCTGGGTAGGTTGACATCTAGTATCACATCTGAACCACAAATATGGAAAAGGAAACTTGCATAGGGATTTTGTCCAATGGATATTTTCCgtatatagagagaaaaagaaaacacatgCCCAGACACGCTAGATCCTGTGCTGAAACCTCGAGGCCCTGTAAGCCCAACTTCATTCTCTTCACCTTATTACTCATTCTTCCTACTACCACACGTACTCTTCGCCAAACATggtgttgttttgttttctgtttcCCGTACTTTTCTCCCGGCCAACAGAATGGCTGCCAAAAGAGACCAAATGGCTTAGTCAATGGTAGTGGGCCAGATGAAATTATTGGAACTAGGAAATACAGAGATTAATAACCAggaaattttctaatatatacatatatttatgtCGATTTGGGCATTACATTTTAGCACTATcccaacatttttttattgtacttttattttaattctattttgaatttttggttttaacCCCTAATTTTagcttaaaatttaaattattaattatttatttttaaattgtaggttatttattcttatagccttttttaacatttttaattttaaataataataataataataataataaaacgagagaaaaataatgataaatattaagattttatttgaaaagtgttttttaaaatagttgtaaaaaataatttttaaaaaatattttttcaaattatcatttaatattctatagaatgaaaatttgtttgaaaacttaaaatgtccTGGACACATTGggtatgtttttaaatatgttttaaaaatattttttatttaattatttttataaaataatttgaaacaattttaaaatgttctttaaaaaattattattttttatttttaaaaaacaaaaaaattattttttgttcttttgttgaacctgtttttctatttgttttattttgggaAATTACACTATTTTGAAGAACTAATGCCAAGCTATGATGGCTCGATACCTAGCAACTGATTTtttcctgaaaaaaaaaaaagcaaataaaagatgGAAAGACCTTGCCAACAAATGCATTTAGGCTATCACTCTACAAATTATTGTATGACCACCATCTTGCCACTTGCTAGCCACCATCTTACCACCAACCTTCTCGTTGCTGTCACCACCACTACTCTAACTCAAGAACCGCGAACAACACTTTAATTGGTCGCCAGGCTCATGTCGAGTAACACAATGTTGGGGGATGGAGTAGTTACTTCACTAAgagttattaatatatttaattattatattagaattatatatttagttattatatcttttagttactatattagaatttttttagaagggtaaattaatctttattttcttttgttaggcTTAATTAAATTGTAATAGTGTTATGCCATTTTTCAAGAGAATTTATAATGAGAAatcctaaataaaaaaaaaaattctctttgaatattttttttctatttcaacatggtatcaaagcttggtTTAGTGGGAGATAATGGTTCAAGCCACTTCTCACATTTTTTAATGGGACTTTTGATTTGTGATTTCATGGAAGAGAATTTAATCTCATACACTACTTTCATATTTGTTTGATCATGGAATATCGTAATGGATAATCATatcattattttcctattttatcctggtatttgatttcatattcatttgttggatatgaatccaaaattttgtCTGTCTTTATCTATTAGATATACATCCAAATTCTATTTACCTTTATTTGTTTAATGtaaatccaaaattttgtttgtttctgtTTCTTGgatatgaatcaaaattttgtttatctttatttattggatatgaatccaaattgtGTCTAGCTTTATCtattggatatgaatccaaaatttatttGCCTATTCTTCTTTTATTTCCCCTTCTTCAATGGTTTTGTGTCTTATTTTATCtctattctattttttgttttaatgtgCCTTCCTCTCCTCCTACAACTACTTCTAGAAATTGTTCTTGATCCTTTTTTATAGTAAGCTATGATCGAAGAACTTTTTACTTTGCATAAAACTGATACTTAGTATTTGGTGTTTTGATTAAGTGGTATAAACTTCGATTGGTTGCTAAGAGATTTTGTCAATAGTATGATTCCGAAGTTGTTTACCAAGTCATACTCACTTTcgcattttcaatttttagttgACAAACTCTTAATACTTTTTACAATCACATCATGTGTTTGGAGGGGATATTAcagttattaatatatttagttactatattataattagatatttaattactatattaaaattattttctttctttttagaagtaagggtaaattagtctttattttcttttattaagtcTATTCAAATCGTAACAGTGTTGTACCACTTTTCAAGAGAATTCATaatgaaaaatcctaaattttcttctattttctctctttttaccATTTCACACAAACTTTCAccgtatttaaaaaaaaaaaaaaaaacacacaagtaTGATGCAAACATAACACACAATACCAACATGTTGCAACTATTATTTTcagaatatgatttttattttattgtcattttttaaaatcatagcCAAATTATCTCAACAtttaatacaaatattttttcttcttatcgAATAAACATTTCATTATCTTCATCACGTTGGTTCACAACTAATTAAAGTAGTCAAATTATGTGTACTTAAATTCACCAGACTAGTACAAGTCCAAAGGTTTAACAAAAGTAATaactaaaatttataattagttCCCGAACCTCCTAGGACATTCTGAAATTCTTCCTAATCCTCCTATGGATTATTAGGAACAATATTTGCATCTAAAATGTTTCTAAAAGGAAGGAATAGATATTTCCACATTACTCAATAAGGTGCTATACACCCACAAGAGTTAATTggaaaatcattattaattctcaaaaataaaaattattaattcaaatattaggTAAGACTTCctaatttcctaaaaaattcTCTACAATAAAACTAACATAACATAAATTCAATTCTCTTACATGACCActaaaattctttgaatttgtCTATTTTACTAAAAAGTTTTCCAATTCATAATTTCCTTGTGACCTAAAAGCCCCGAATATTACAATTGATCTAGGCATGCCCCCAAATTAGAGCAAAGAGATATCTACCGGGAGATGACATATGGTGGCATCTACAAGCTCTCAATTGCTGGCTTGGAAATAAGATttaaggtggagattgttgagTGATGGTTTGTGTTCTTGTATTTTAGGACTGGTAATGTGATTTTAAACTCCTGTCATGTTCAAGTTCCTAATTTGCTCAACTCCTTGTTATTAAAACTTTAGTATTATGATCCTCAGGAAATCAGACAAACACACTGCCTCACACAAAATACACTCTATGAAGCAGTAACCTCTAGGAACTCCATGGTTTCTCAACACTCCAAAAATGCAGAAGACACAGAGTTATCATTATAGTGCTGCAAGGATCATGCCTCTTTCAAGCTTTCCAGGAATCAAGGGGTGGAGTGTCTGCTGTCTTCCAGTTAAATGCAGTGCTCTCATATCTATCACCCTTAACACCATCTTCTGAAGCAATGGATTCTAGTTCAGCCATTTCTTCTGGAGTTAGTTTCTCCAACAAAGCCCCAATGTTTTGGTTGAGGTTTTCAATCTTGGTAGTTCCCGGAATGGGACACACATCATCCCCCTGGTGATGGACCCAGGCCAGTGTTAGTTGTGATGGAGTGCACCCCTTCCTTGTCACAATTTCACTAACCAGCTCATAAAGGATTTTATTATGCTCAAGATTCTCCGGCTGGAACCTTGGTAGGTTCTGCAATATGAAACACGCATTTCAGTAACAAAATTGAAAACCCGACATAATTGCATAACATCATTATTCAGTGGTAATGAATCATACATGCGCTTCTAACATTAGTTGATAACACAATAAGACAGGTTCTCAGTCATAATATAGAGTCAGACCCTCTTGTTTAAACAGATTATAAGATCTTGGAAAACATCTACGTTAACTGAATCAAGTGCCATTGTGAACACCATGGCACTAGGTTATGGCATTGAGGCATTTTCATAACATGAATCATCCAAATGAACCACCCTCTTTCTCAAGAAACAGCCtcccaaaaatttaaaatacataaacaaATGTGCTAGTGTTGTGAGTAAGTTGCAGTATCAGAGGTCAAAAACCATTTCCTCAATTGAGCTTTCCGGCCCTAATACAAAGAGCCTCAGAAGACAGATTATATAgtgatttgaaagaaaatattgaattaaaataaggagaaaaataagGGCTAGATGAGAAATAAGGACATGGTATTCTGGTAGATACAAATGTTCGTCgatattctttcttttataaTCTTTCTGCACATTTTAGGTGAACTAAAGACTATACCACCTCTGGGTCACAAAGTttataaagaaaacaatttgttcTGTGAATTGTTTCTCCCCAAAACTTAGGTCCTGTGGGTTTGGGCATGGTTAATCTGCTGGCAGTGTGTTCATCACAGCTCTAACAACAATTGAAACAAACAAGAATTGTAGCAGTGGCTGAAGGTGTTTTGTCTTGATGAACTTCAACCATCAAATCAGCACAAAGTTTGTTATTGCcaaataagatataaaaggGCTTTTTCAACCAACTGATTAGATTTTTGTGGTCAGGAAAGCACACTGTCAAAGAGATAGACTAGATACGCATTTACAGATAAACTTCATTTCGTTTCTCTTCTTGGCTCTACAAATTAAAGGAAGTAGctccttttttagtttttgccAATATTACTCCGTTTAAACTTCCTATTGAAACAATATTACCTTGTTCAACATTCCTCTGTAACACCACAATTAAAAGCAGGAATAAGAAATAGCAGTTCATGTATGAATTAAATAAGGTTTGGGACCCAACACAATGTAATCTATATTATGAGAATTAGAAGGCATGTGGTATGTATACAAACCTTTCTCGAGTCATTGTCTGATAAGTTCTCAACCATCTTGGCCCCTGAAGAAAGGAATCCACGTCCTAGAGGGCTATATGAAACGATCCCAATGCCAAGTTCTCTGAGAAAATAAGAAGGATGAGTtagaaattaaacttttaaatGCTCCTCAAACAGCTTTTTCGGTCTACCGCCTTACCTGCAAGTTGGAACTATGTCTTCTTCTACATCTCTTGACCACAAGGACCACTCCAACTGCACAGATGTTATGGGATGAACTGCATGTGCTCTTCTGATTGTTGAAGCAGAGGCCGCAGACAGACCTATGTACTTTGTCTTACCCTCTTCAACTAGCTTCTTCAGTTCTCCCATCTTACCGACgagcatataaaaaaaagaaagattaattacaaaaaataaaataaaataaaaaataaagtttgaattgATAGGaataaatcatttatattataagtTTACCCTAGATAAGGTAAAGAGGATTCTTACTATGATACCAATGATTTTTAGAAAGGCCTCAATCAAGTTACTATAATTTAATCTTACTATTAACGAATCTAAGGGTCAAATCTATAAGATGAATATAGGCTTTTGATGGAATAAAACTGGAAATCAAAAgcatatttaattgatttaagaaatctatgctttaaaaaaaacatctaagtTTTGCATGCAATATTAGGTGTAGGATTCAATTTGATTGTGATTGATTTTGATCTTAAACCCTAGATTTTATTTGCTCTCTCTTTAAGGATTTGACACTGCATCAAGAAACTCttcataacatttttctttgtttgatttatttcattaaatatgttaagaaaattttgtCCACATTTTATCcttctttatttaaattaaggtatcattaatattagaaaataattaatctttCTACACATTAAGTTGATCCTAAAGGACAATGATTCAAAATACTATAAACTCATGGCAAATCtatctttggtttttcttggcCAAAGTTATCAAATATTTAGGGTTTAGTATTTTAATTACAACAAAGGTTTATGATTATAAATCTCACAAACCCAAAATTCTTCCACCCAATGGCTCTCTTTCTTCTTGAATTTAAGCATTGGAGATGGTGAAAGTCTCTCAGAGAGGTGGTGGCTAGGACTTTCCTCTCTCTAGAGTGCATAGGAAGACAAAATTGAAGCCCTAAACCCTAAGGGGAATTTATATAGACTTCTAGTGGACTTAAGAAACTTGAGCCTGTATTAAGTTTAGGTCATTTAATACAGTCCAAGTCACTTGTTCTGTGGATCAAACCATAACAATACTAGCGTATACACTTTGAATAATGCCTTATTGGTGGTATCTATGATGCCATGCTAGATACAATAACAATAGCCTCTATTGTTAGTTTCCTAATTAGTATAATACTAGAACAAAACTATCAGCTCCATTGGCCTGATAGTGatgatgaaataattctttATTGATAACACACTATATGCTAGAACAACGCTTTTTCTATTAGTCTCCCACTTATAGTGAAATATTAGAGCAAAACTTACTACCTCCATTGATTAGGCCTTGATGGCACTAAGAGGTTGACATAATATCTCATTGATAACACGGTAACACCTTGTATGTTAGAACAATGGTTTCAAATGCCACTATTCCATTTGTTTTTAGTGAAATGTGAACATAAAAATCACTAGCTTCATTGTCATATCATGACAATACAAAGACAATGGAATAATGCCTCATTGACGACATACAAAATGTTGGAGTAGTAACCCATTTTGTCAGTTCTTCAATTAAAGACTCGTACAATTGGCCTCCATTATTAATTGCAATGATGTTAAAGGTTTTATACTAGTTAGGATAACACATTTGCCTCTCCATTAATACTACAATATACTAAAGGTTGAGTAGAACAAAGAACTAGTGTACAACTAGCGATTCTAAAAGAATAACTCCTTATGatctattttttaatgaaaataagctTAACCTTATTACATTAATCAAACTTCTCATACTAATCTGAAgtagacaaaaaaaatttaggtgATAAAACTTACCCTAGAGTTTATTAAGAAGTAGATACTCTAGGGAGGACAACCCACTTATTTGAAGGAAATAGATGGGAGGACCACTCatttatttgaagaaaagaTGGGAACAATTTCTCATTGATGACCCATGACTAACCCACACTAGTCTTCATCAACAGCCAATGTGCTGTCTTTTCTTTGTGTTGCCACAtgtcctttttctttctcagttttcaatCATATAACCACATACCTAATTTTCCTAACTTCGTTAATTTCAAacatatttctcttttttttttcttttatattattttatagcaatgttttaaaaaccggaccggtcattaaaccgaaaaagttaccggttcacggttcactggtcggaccgctGGTCGAACCGCTATctaaccggtgacgtcataaatatatattttattattttatataatataaaaaattaaaaaattgataaattctATGTAAATTTTGACAGCATCTACTTTGTTTATTGAGTAACTTaagttttgtcacaaaattttttacttgtagaagtcatcaattatcatatatgatatttataacacaatataagatgttatacattcataatgtcaataaactcaatatttatcaaataatcaaaccattactatcctataataaccaaattatcaaagagttgttaacttaacacattgtccataacaaataatacaaatgtcaaccataggTCCACAACACTTAATataattactcaaaataaaaacataacatgtcgatgtttgaatattcatgaagatttttgcatactaataaatataaaattcatgtcttcatttattttggaagttggaatatggagattgaaaatgagcatttggaaaaccaaaaaaaaaattaaaataatttgaaccGGTTTTTTCCCTCAGAACCAGCCGGTTCGTCCGGTTCACCGGTTGGACCGCCAGTTCAAGCGGTCCAATCCCGGTTCGGTCTCCATCCGATCTAATGATCGAACCGAACCGGAACGATGACCGGTCGGCGGTCCAATTGGTCGGACCGGCCAGTCCGATCTGctttttaaaaccatgttttATAGTGAAGctaaatataaggaaataatttaattcaacaCTTTGTATTAAGAAAGGGATATGAAGTTCTTGATGGGAGCCATTTGCAAAGATCGAATTGGACTAGGTCAAAGATTCGAGGCCAAAATTCACTTTGTAATGATAGTTATTATTGTGGGACATGTctctcaataaaaaattaatttctcttcATGTTAGGCACCTAGATTGtagagaaaaaataaagttgtaaggaaaaaatgtgtttttatacgctcatgaaaaaaaaaatgataaaataaaactcaagtttataaaatacaaattctaaataactatctaaaaataattaatattttatatacttttttatcaaatatagtACCTCCGACCATCTTAAGTACTATTCTcactaataaacaaataaaacttgaattatttttaaaagattcttattttataattatttttacatgaatatgtaaaaactaacttttttttctcGCAATTATGAAGGATTGGGTAATTGGTAACTTAGCACTCCAATGGACagactttctatttttatttttaaaaagagcaAGTAgaagtaatttattgataaatatagTAACTATTATGTAAATAAGTATGTCCATATGATGACACATGGTAGCATCTACAAGCTGTCAATGACCCGtctgaaaataagatttaaagtCCATTTTGTAGTGATTtcaaaaagtgtttctaatacttaaaaaattttatcatttaaatgttaaaaagtcTAGAAACATTTTCTGAAATCAatatcaaatgcactcttaatGTTGTTTTGTGTTCTTGGTACTTCAGGACTGGTAATGTAATTTTAAACTCCTGCAATGCCCAAGCTCCTAATTTATTCAACTCctttttattaaaactttaGTATTCTGATCCTcagaaaatcataaaaacacACTGCCTCACACAAAACACTGTCTATGATGCGGTAACCTCTATGAACTCCATAGTTTCTCAacactccaaaaaaaaaaaaaatgcaaatacaTAGAGTTTCCGAGGCAATAAGGAGTTACTTTAACTTTAATTGTACTGCAAGTCTGCAAGGATCATGCCTCTTTCAAGCTTTCCAGGAATCAAAGGGTGGAGTGTCTGCTGTCTTCCAGGTAAATACAGTGCTCTCATATCTGTCACCCTTAACACCATCGGCTGAAGCAATGGATTCTAGTTCAGCCATTTCTTCTGGAGTTAGTTTCACTGACAAAGCCCCAATGTTTTGTTTGAGGTTTTCAATCTTGGTAGTTCCCGGTATGGGACACACATCATTGCCCTGGTGATGGACCCAGGCCAGTGCTAGCTGTGATGGAGTGCATCCCTTCCTTGTCGCAATTTCACTAACCCTCTCATAAAGGATTTTATTATGCCCAAGATTGTCTGGCTGGAACCTTGGTAGGCTCTGCAATATGAAACACACATTTCAGTAACAAAATTGAAAACCCGACATAAAAGAGGACATAATTGCATAACATCATTCAGAGTTAAAGATGATACATGCACTTTTAACATTAGTTGATAATACAATTAAACAGGTTCCTAGCCATAATATAGAATCAAGCCCTGTTGTTTGAAGTTTGAACAGACTATAAGATCTTGGACAATGTTGATGTTAACTAAATCAAGCGCCATTGTGAATATCATGACACTATGTTAGGGTATTGAGGTATTTTCATAACGTGAATTATCCAAATAAACCAGCTTCTTTCTCAAGAAATGGCCTcccaacaaataaaaataaataaccaaatcAGCTATTGTTCTGAATACATTGCATTATCAGTGGTCAAAACTCATCTCCTGAATTGGGCTTTCCCTGATACAATGAGCCTCAGAGAAAAGATATCCAGTCATTTGAactaaaatattcaattaaaataaagaaaaaatagagtaGAAATATAAGGGCTGCATAAGAAAAAGAGATATGGTATTCTGGTAGATAGTGATGCTcactaattttctttcatttataaTCTTTCTGTACATTTTAGGTGAACTATAAACTATACCACCTCTGGGTCACAGAGTTTATAAAGAAAACAATACGTTCTGGGACTTGTTTCTCCAGAAAACATAGGCCATATAGGCCAGCATAGTTTGTCGGACCAGCTCtaacaaaaatggaaacaaacaaGAAATGCTGCTGCGGCTGAAGGTGCTTTGTCTTGTGGAACTTCAAACATCAAATCACCACAAAGTTTGTCATGgccaaataagaaataaaaggaCCTTTTTTAACCAACTGGTTGTATATATTTCTGGCCTCAAAGTTAAAATGGCACGAGGCCAGGAAAGCACACTATCAAAGAGATAGACTAGATATGCATTTACAGATAAAACCTAATCAACAAtcagattttaaattaaagggCAAAGTTGCTGGCTTCCGAATGCCCTATAAGCTTATTCTCCATTCACAGTAAGGCAATGAACGAAGAGGAGTTAAAATAAggggaaatgaaatgaaattcatttcctttctcttgTTGGCTCtacaaattaaaggaaaaaactcctttttacaatttttaacaatatgACTCCATTTAAACTTTAGACGCTCCAATTGAAACAACGTTACCTTGTTCAACAGTCCTCTATAACACCATAATCAAAAGAAGCAAGAAATAAGAAATAGCAGTTTCTGAATGAATTAGAGAAGGTTTGAGACCCAACACAAGTGACAGTACTATTTAGTGCAACTGTCTCAAGGGCATTGGTGGAAAACATAATAAATCAACGGCAGAAAAAATTTGATCCATAAACGTGCCTAAACCACACTTTCAACCTGATAAGGCTTATCTTGTCCAAACCTGTAGATGGACTTGTAAGGCAATCAAATTCACAACACTTATCAATGATGCTCAAAATATATAAAGTGTGATGTAATGTAAtctatattatgaaaattaaaatgcaTGTGGTATGTATACAAACCTTTCTGAAGTCATTGTTTGACAAGTTCTCAACCAACTTGGTCCCTGAAGAAAAGAATCCACGTCCTAGAGGGCTATATGCAACGATCCCAATGCCAAGTTCTCTGAGCAAAAAAGAAGGATTAGTTGTAAATTAAAGTTTCAAATGCTCCTCAAGCGGCGTTTTCATCTCAGAAATGCCTCACCTGCAAGTAGGGACTATCTCTTCCTCTACATCTCTTGTTCACAAGGACCACTCCAACTGCACAGCTGTTATGGGATGAACTGCATGTGCTCTTCTGATTGTTGAAGCAGAGGCCTCAGACAGACCTATGTACTTTATTTTACCCTCTTCAACTAGTTTCTTGAGTTCTCCTATCTTAAGAACATGTGAATGACAGGACTAGgacaatcatatatatatatatatataaaaattaaaaaataaaaagcatgtTGTAAAAACAGagaaattcatataaaaataactagAAAAATGTGCAAGATAATCATCATACACTACTATAGCCTTTTGTTAGAGCAATCAAACCAAGTTGCAGACACAAGTATCCTTAAACACAAAATTTTTGGCTGTTTATGGTCTAACAAGAGGATGATGATGGGATTAAGAAACAGAACCAAATAGGGGTCAAATAATTTAGCATTTCAATGGGGAAATTTGACTCACATTTGTACACAAAGTGGATAAATGTAACAATTTTGAGAAGAAATTCCGACTGGATGATTTACAGAAGGCCAGGGTTCTCTGAATGATTAATGAGTAACAC
It encodes:
- the LOC117915087 gene encoding probable aldo-keto reductase 3: MGELKKLVEEGKTKYIGLSAASASTIRRAHAVHPITSVQLEWSLWSRDVEEDIVPTCRELGIGIVSYSPLGRGFLSSGAKMVENLSDNDSRKNLPRFQPENLEHNKILYELVSEIVTRKGCTPSQLTLAWVHHQGDDVCPIPGTTKIENLNQNIGALLEKLTPEEMAELESIASEDGVKGDRYESTAFNWKTADTPPLDSWKA